One Bacteroidota bacterium DNA window includes the following coding sequences:
- a CDS encoding purine-nucleoside phosphorylase yields the protein MTERGKELAIRVEEAAGHIRSIVSYRPKIGIILGSGMGEFGATLRSSTAVQNDSIPHYPRSTVQGHNGAIICGKLNGVSLMVFQGRVHFYESGDLESVLFPIRVAQKLGIRVLLMTNAAGGVNRNFQPADLMLITDQINLTFENPLRAAPLPGRGANLYDGGLQGIIAGVGKERGIELRQGVYCGIKGPSYETAAEVEMIRRAGGDAIGMSTVNEASLAHALGMRVAGISCITNHATGIGEEKLTHAEVTEVAARVKKPLESLLNGFVAAVGKAGV from the coding sequence GTGACTGAGAGGGGGAAAGAGTTGGCAATCCGGGTCGAGGAAGCCGCGGGGCATATCCGCTCGATCGTTTCCTACCGCCCGAAGATCGGGATCATACTCGGATCGGGGATGGGAGAGTTTGGCGCGACGCTCCGCTCCTCCACCGCGGTGCAGAACGATTCAATTCCTCATTACCCCCGCTCGACGGTCCAGGGGCACAACGGCGCGATCATCTGCGGTAAGCTCAACGGGGTCTCCCTCATGGTGTTCCAGGGGAGGGTGCATTTTTACGAATCCGGGGATCTCGAGTCGGTTCTCTTTCCGATCCGGGTCGCGCAGAAGCTCGGGATCAGGGTGCTTCTCATGACGAATGCCGCCGGCGGGGTCAACCGGAACTTCCAACCGGCGGACCTGATGCTGATCACCGACCAGATCAACCTTACATTCGAGAATCCGCTCCGGGCCGCGCCTCTCCCCGGCCGGGGGGCGAACCTGTACGACGGCGGTTTGCAGGGCATCATCGCCGGCGTGGGAAAGGAGCGGGGAATCGAGCTCAGGCAGGGTGTCTACTGCGGCATCAAGGGGCCGAGTTACGAGACCGCCGCGGAGGTGGAAATGATCCGGCGCGCCGGCGGAGACGCGATCGGGATGTCGACGGTCAATGAGGCATCCCTCGCCCACGCCCTGGGTATGCGGGTGGCCGGGATTTCCTGCATCACGAACCACGCCACCGGCATCGGGGAGGAGAAACTGACGCACGCGGAGGTGACGGAAGTCGCCGCGCGGGTGAAGAAGCCCCTGGAGTCGCTGTTGAACGGGTTCGTTGCCGCAGTTGGCAAGGCCGGGGTCTGA
- a CDS encoding T9SS type A sorting domain-containing protein: MSLERLTRQALALILLTASLQLALSARGPEKKSSVASPSIVVDTTKYRTGTYLDWADARDSKHKRKSEKPKPNGIDFKFHLNAPGSSTALTLDFSMFTTGSLHQDSANTPPVLTWDSVKSVTYTPVSPIGGGTLFIAEGRGLKGKPLKVKFTWLTSPKKTKGPLADSLFDFSILRLPMPNLNNVGEDIYGGVKQTSVQLNVGITGDPLGAHTVYLPKYKDVQKSLVKEHKGGDIYHAAPPRTIDNFDKNGKPILKRQKGLPPDKHSNILFADQLALKLNIAASDSGDFPPGFGDLIYNNLLDVTPFNGLDLRTIAIHVDSFLARSATPFGVTDSNVYLRILTNLDTAFSGPFDTISWSGDNVICTGVKPIFQVPYLHAGPNAQPVTRGPAHHNPAHYLPSVFSLRQNYPNPFNPTTVIEFELAQEAIVTVKVYNIVGQEVATLLDRQSMDEGEQEVSFDARNMPSGVYFYRLIASGIGDPEEGIAARTFVSVKKMLLLK; this comes from the coding sequence ATGAGTCTTGAGCGCCTCACCCGCCAAGCGTTAGCGCTGATTCTCCTTACCGCCTCTCTGCAGCTTGCTCTCAGCGCGCGCGGTCCGGAGAAGAAAAGTTCGGTCGCATCACCTTCCATTGTGGTAGATACGACAAAGTACCGGACCGGAACGTACCTCGATTGGGCGGACGCCCGGGACTCCAAGCATAAGCGAAAGTCGGAGAAGCCCAAGCCGAACGGAATCGATTTCAAGTTCCATCTCAACGCGCCGGGAAGTTCGACGGCTCTGACGCTGGACTTTTCAATGTTCACGACCGGAAGCCTTCACCAGGACTCGGCAAATACTCCCCCTGTGTTGACATGGGATAGCGTGAAGAGCGTCACCTACACGCCGGTGTCGCCCATCGGAGGCGGAACGTTGTTCATCGCCGAAGGCCGCGGCCTGAAGGGGAAACCCCTCAAGGTAAAGTTCACGTGGTTGACCTCCCCCAAGAAAACGAAGGGCCCTCTGGCCGACAGCCTGTTCGATTTCAGCATTCTCCGCCTCCCCATGCCCAACCTGAATAACGTCGGAGAGGATATTTACGGCGGGGTGAAGCAAACATCGGTTCAATTGAATGTCGGAATCACGGGCGATCCGCTCGGTGCGCACACCGTCTATCTCCCCAAATACAAGGATGTGCAGAAATCTCTTGTGAAAGAGCACAAGGGGGGCGACATTTATCACGCAGCTCCGCCCCGGACCATCGATAATTTCGACAAGAACGGGAAACCGATTTTGAAGCGCCAGAAGGGATTGCCGCCCGACAAGCACAGCAACATCCTCTTCGCCGATCAACTCGCGCTCAAGCTCAACATTGCGGCGAGCGATTCGGGAGACTTCCCTCCGGGCTTCGGAGACCTGATTTACAACAATCTGCTCGACGTCACGCCCTTCAACGGGTTGGACCTCCGCACGATCGCGATTCACGTCGACAGTTTCCTCGCCAGGTCTGCGACTCCCTTCGGTGTCACCGACTCGAACGTCTACCTGCGGATCCTGACGAATCTCGACACCGCCTTCTCGGGCCCTTTCGATACGATTTCGTGGAGCGGGGATAATGTGATCTGCACGGGTGTCAAACCCATTTTCCAGGTTCCGTACCTCCATGCAGGCCCGAACGCGCAACCTGTAACCAGGGGCCCGGCGCATCATAACCCGGCGCATTACCTCCCGTCGGTCTTCTCCCTGCGGCAGAACTACCCCAATCCGTTCAACCCCACGACGGTCATCGAATTCGAGCTCGCACAGGAAGCGATCGTGACCGTGAAGGTCTACAATATCGTGGGCCAGGAAGTCGCGACCCTGCTCGATCGCCAATCGATGGACGAGGGAGAGCAGGAAGTATCCTTCGATGCGAGGAACATGCCGTCGGGCGTCTATTTCTACCGTCTTATCGCCAGCGGCATAGGGGATCCCGAGGAGGGGATCGCCGCCCGCACGTTCGTGAGCGTCAAGAAGATGCTCCTTCTGAAGTAA